The proteins below are encoded in one region of Scomber japonicus isolate fScoJap1 chromosome 2, fScoJap1.pri, whole genome shotgun sequence:
- the LOC128376887 gene encoding E3 ubiquitin-protein ligase TRIM39-like — MSAASCLLSEDQFLCSICLDVFTDPVSTPCGHNFCKNCINEHWNSNVQYLCPLCKKVFYTRPELHINTFISEMVSQFRQEAQQKASSSSSEQQAAKPGEVPCDVCTGTKLKALKSCLVCLTSYCETHLEPHLTALGLKRHQLIDPMENLEDRMCMKHDKPLELFCKIDQTCVCTLCSVLDHKTHEFVPLKEEYEGKKAELGKTEAEIQEMIQKRRLKIQEIKHSVDLSEEAAVREKAEGVQVFTALMESVERSLNELIETIEEKQRTTEKQAEDFIKELEQEISELKKRSSEVEKLSHSEDHLHLLLNFPSPKAAPPTKDWTEVSIRPSYEGSVVRSVAQLEETLSKQMKKLFEAELKRVQQYALDVTLDPDTAHPKLILSANGKQVHHGDVKKKNLPDNPERFSYCVSVLGKQNLSSGRFYFEVQVKEKTDWDLGVARESINRKGKITLSPEDGFWAIWLRNGNEYEALDDTQVRLSLKSRPQKVGVFVDYEEGLVSFYDVDAAALIYSFTGCSFTEKLYPYSSPFLNDGGKNSAPLIICPVNQI, encoded by the coding sequence atgtctgctgccagctgtctgctatctgaagatcagtttctgtgctccatctgtctggatgtgttcactgatccagtcagcacaccatgtggacacaacttctgcaaaaactgcatcaatgaacactggaacagtaatgtccagtacctgtgtccactgtgtaaAAAGGTTTTCTACACAAGACCTGAACTTCACATCAACACTTTCATCTCTGAGATGgtttctcagttcagacaggaagctcaacagaaagccagcagcagcagctcagagcaacaagctgccaaaccaggagaagttccctgtgacgtctgtactggaaccaaactgaaggccctgaagtcctgtctggtgtgtctgacctcctactgtgagactcacctggagcctcatctgacagctttaggcctgaaaagacatcagctgatcGACCCTATggagaacctggaagacaggatgtgtatgaagcatgataaacctctggagctgttctgtaagatcgaccagacatgtgtctgcacactctgctctgttttagaccacaagacacatgagttcgttcctctgaaagaagaatatgaaggaaagaaggcagagttggggaagacagaggctgaaattcaagagatgatccagaagagacgactgaagattcaagagatcaaacactcagttgacctcagtgaggaagctgcagtcagagagaaagcagaaggtgttcaggtcttcaccgctctgatggagtctgttgagagaagcctgaatgagctcattgagacgattgaagagaagcaaagaacaacagagaaacaggctgaagacttcatcaaagagctggaacaggaaatctctgagctgaagaagagaagctctgaggtggagaagctctcacactctgaagaccacctccacctcctcctaaACTTCCCGTCCCCgaaagctgctccacccaccaaagactggacagaggtcAGCATCCGTCCATCATATGAGGGGTCTGTGGTGAGAtctgtggctcagctggaggagacgctcagtaaacagatgaagaagctgtttgaggctgagctgaagagggtccagcagtatgcattggatgtgactcttgatcctgatacagcacatcCTAAACTCATCCTGTCTGCTAATGGGAAACAAGTACATCATGGtgatgtgaagaagaagaatctcCCAGACAACCCAGAGAGATTTTCTTATTGTGTTAGTGTATTAGGAAAGCAGAAtttgtcttcaggcagattttactttgaggttcaggttaaagagaagactgactgggatttaggagtggccagagagtcgatCAACAGGAAAGGAAAAATCACACTGAGCCCTGAGGATGGTTTTTGGGCTATATggttgagaaatggaaatgagtacGAAGCTCTTGATGATACTCAAGTCcgtctctctctgaagtctcgTCCTCAGAAAGTGGGagtgtttgtggattatgaggagggtctggtctccttttatgacgtagatgctgcagctcttatctactcctttactggctgctccttcactgagaaactctacccataCTCCAGTCCCTTTTTAAATGATGGCGGTAAAAACTCCgcccctctgatcatctgtcctgtcaatcaaattTGA